GGCGGCCTTCCTGCGCGACATGGCTTGTGAACGGGTGCAGGGCTTCCATTTCTTCCGCCCGGTTGCGGCCGATAAAATTGTCGAACTGGATGCTTTTCTCGGTGCGACGGCCAAAAAGCATTAAGCGCTTGACCGGCCGGCCGGCTCCCCTAAAATTCGAGCCTCACTGACTCGGAGTCCAGCATGAAAATCGGTTTCGTCGGCCTTGGCATCATGGGGCGCCCGATGGCGCTCAATCTCATCAAGGGTGGTCATACAGTGACCGTCTGGGCGCGTCGCGCCGAATCCATGCAGCCCCTGATCGAGGCTGGCGCGATTGCCGCAGCCAGCCCGGCCGAGGCGGCGCGGGGTAATGAATTGCTGGTTTCAATGGTGGCCGATGCACCGGATGTCGCCGAAGTCATGCGTAGCGTGGCGCAGGGCGCCAGCCCCGGACTGGTCGCGGTCGACATGAGCACCATCGCACCGGCTGCGGCGCGCGCCATTCACGCCGAACTGGCGGCGGCCGGGATCGATTTCATGGATGCGCCGGTTTCCGGCGGTGAGGTCGGGGCCATTGCCGGCACGCTGTCGATCATGGCGGGCGGCTCTGCGGCGGCCTTCGCCACGGCGTACC
The sequence above is drawn from the Dechloromonas sp. TW-R-39-2 genome and encodes:
- a CDS encoding NAD(P)-dependent oxidoreductase; the encoded protein is MKIGFVGLGIMGRPMALNLIKGGHTVTVWARRAESMQPLIEAGAIAAASPAEAARGNELLVSMVADAPDVAEVMRSVAQGASPGLVAVDMSTIAPAAARAIHAELAAAGIDFMDAPVSGGEVGAIAGTLSIMAGGSAAAFATAYPAFECMGKNIVHVGDSGAGQVTKAANQIVTGMGVLAVAEAFAFASKNGVDRSKVREALLGGFAYSKILENHGQRMLDRNFKPGFKSWMHEKDLNIVMQTAHELGLCLPGSAATAQMFNAMVGSGHGEEDSVAVLKLLESLSGQA